The proteins below come from a single Bacteroides sp. genomic window:
- a CDS encoding Crp/Fnr family transcriptional regulator translates to MPILIVSCEECPVHRKSIFRGIDECDMLDMSLKKTCYFYRKGQMIFYEGKGALGIYCVNQGKIKVFKLGPEGKEQIIRVVLPGEVMGLRSVVSGKPYSASATALDDSVCCFISKRKFFQLTIKYPEISQRIMLLLSQLLDGAENKITSLAQKSVRERLAETLLTLDEAFKNEKCDQGSVISLSREDLANLVGTATETVIRLLSEFKHDELVEIRGRKIKVLKRKELQKIGKAFFA, encoded by the coding sequence ATGCCTATTCTGATTGTAAGCTGCGAAGAGTGCCCGGTTCACAGAAAGTCTATTTTCCGTGGTATTGATGAATGCGATATGCTTGATATGAGCCTGAAAAAGACCTGTTATTTTTACCGCAAGGGTCAAATGATTTTTTACGAGGGGAAAGGGGCACTTGGCATTTATTGTGTGAACCAAGGTAAAATTAAGGTTTTTAAACTTGGTCCTGAGGGCAAGGAGCAAATCATCAGAGTGGTTTTACCGGGGGAGGTCATGGGTTTGCGTTCCGTGGTTTCGGGAAAACCGTATTCTGCTTCTGCAACCGCCCTCGATGATTCGGTGTGTTGCTTTATCAGCAAACGAAAGTTTTTTCAACTAACCATTAAATATCCTGAAATTTCCCAAAGGATCATGTTATTGCTTAGTCAATTGCTTGACGGAGCGGAGAATAAGATAACCTCCTTAGCCCAGAAATCGGTTCGGGAAAGATTAGCCGAAACATTGCTTACCCTTGATGAAGCCTTCAAAAACGAAAAATGTGACCAAGGAAGTGTTATCAGCCTTTCGCGCGAAGACCTTGCAAACCTTGTCGGAACTGCTACAGAAACAGTCATCAGGCTCCTTTCTGAATTTAAACATGATGAGCTGGTTGAAATCCGCGGAAGAAAGATCAAAGTCTTGAAAAGAAAGGAATTGCAGAAAATTGGCAAGGCTTTTTTTGCATGA
- a CDS encoding 4Fe-4S dicluster domain-containing protein — protein MARYYEIERTAWDKALIDLLSSFRVFAPILKGKTLDYQLIQEEHIPHIVYNIPKPVVPLKTFFLPIKENVVVYKKEEKPIIILGIPACDLSALDLLDKFFMTEVYNDHYYAGRREGSVLIGCDCHSANKHCHCTSYGLNPFPENNQDMTINMINGHAIISSFSMKGEELLSRILGMGLVIHTFDEVPERLTEIRLKVKRELEKANRLLPNYQETTDAVINSDKVIWEKYAKKCVSCGACATICPTCTCFLLIDRPGFEKVRQLDACQYPGFERTAGGENPLKKLEYRFKNRYLCKYLYRPEKFDAIACTGCGRCIEACIAKINKNELLIELTK, from the coding sequence ATGGCCAGGTATTATGAGATCGAAAGGACTGCCTGGGATAAGGCATTAATTGACCTTTTAAGTTCCTTCAGGGTATTTGCCCCCATTCTTAAAGGGAAAACCCTAGATTACCAACTGATTCAGGAGGAACACATCCCGCACATTGTTTATAACATACCTAAACCGGTGGTTCCTCTAAAGACTTTTTTTCTTCCCATTAAGGAAAATGTGGTTGTTTATAAAAAAGAAGAAAAGCCAATCATTATTCTGGGTATTCCTGCCTGTGACCTTTCAGCTCTTGATCTGCTGGATAAATTTTTCATGACGGAAGTTTACAATGACCATTATTATGCAGGTCGTCGGGAGGGATCGGTGCTCATTGGTTGCGACTGCCACTCTGCCAATAAGCATTGTCATTGCACCAGTTATGGACTAAATCCGTTTCCGGAAAATAACCAGGATATGACCATTAACATGATTAATGGCCACGCAATTATTTCTTCTTTTTCCATGAAAGGAGAGGAACTTCTTTCCAGAATCCTTGGCATGGGATTAGTTATTCATACTTTTGATGAGGTCCCGGAACGATTAACAGAAATCAGGTTAAAAGTGAAAAGGGAGCTTGAAAAAGCCAACAGGCTCCTCCCGAATTACCAGGAGACCACTGATGCAGTGATTAATTCTGATAAGGTCATTTGGGAGAAGTATGCAAAAAAATGCGTTTCATGTGGGGCGTGCGCGACCATTTGCCCTACCTGTACCTGCTTCCTTTTAATCGACAGGCCTGGGTTCGAAAAGGTTCGCCAGCTTGATGCCTGCCAATATCCAGGATTTGAAAGGACTGCTGGAGGGGAGAATCCCCTGAAAAAACTGGAATATCGCTTTAAAAACCGCTACCTCTGCAAATACCTTTATCGGCCTGAGAAATTTGATGCGATTGCTTGTACGGGTTGCGGCCGCTGTATTGAGGCATGCATTGCGAAGATTAATAAGAACGAATTATTAATTGAATTGACAAAATAA
- a CDS encoding FAD/NAD(P)-binding protein: MATRSENIYKPFKVTLEKVIEESPLIKTFVFVPEREFRFKTGEFIELTLDGIGEAPFTPSSSPLVTDRFDVTIMKAGYVTEKMHNLEPGAVLGVRGPFGRGYPIEDFVDKEILILSGGCGLAPIRSLLYMLIDMKDKLRKVVLCYGSKTPEDCIYKPLFSELNKINKFQTLRTVDLADQYWEEHVGVATVLLDHVEVDLAKAVGVVCGPPVMMKYGTLKLLEMGFPENLIYLSMEKNMSCGLGKCGRCMMGSYFVCRDGPVFTYDEVKGQPNIW; this comes from the coding sequence GTGGCCACAAGAAGCGAAAATATTTACAAACCTTTCAAGGTTACCCTCGAAAAGGTGATTGAAGAGTCTCCCTTAATAAAAACTTTTGTCTTTGTTCCCGAGCGGGAATTCCGTTTTAAGACCGGGGAATTTATTGAGCTTACCCTGGATGGCATTGGTGAAGCCCCCTTTACACCCTCTTCCTCGCCCCTGGTTACCGATCGCTTCGATGTTACAATTATGAAGGCCGGCTATGTTACCGAAAAGATGCATAATCTTGAGCCGGGAGCTGTTTTAGGGGTAAGGGGTCCCTTTGGCAGGGGTTACCCGATTGAAGATTTTGTTGATAAGGAGATCTTGATCTTAAGTGGGGGTTGTGGCCTTGCGCCAATCCGTTCGTTGCTTTACATGCTGATAGATATGAAAGACAAACTCAGAAAAGTGGTTTTGTGCTACGGTTCTAAAACCCCTGAGGACTGCATATATAAGCCTTTGTTCAGTGAATTGAATAAAATAAATAAATTCCAAACCTTGCGAACCGTTGATTTAGCCGATCAGTATTGGGAAGAACATGTTGGGGTGGCCACAGTTCTGCTCGACCATGTGGAAGTGGATTTGGCTAAAGCAGTGGGTGTGGTTTGCGGTCCACCTGTTATGATGAAATATGGCACCCTGAAACTTCTTGAAATGGGTTTCCCTGAAAACCTAATTTATCTCTCTATGGAGAAGAACATGTCGTGCGGGTTGGGGAAATGCGGTCGCTGTATGATGGGGAGCTATTTTGTATGCCGTGATGGCCCTGTTTTTACTTATGATGAGGTCAAAGGTCAGCCAAACATTTGGTAA
- a CDS encoding complex I subunit 1 family protein, which translates to MAGHIFYFLIFPGLLFAGVGGGLLSWFDRKITARVQFRVGPPLLQPFYDFVKLMAKETIIPSNAARTVFLLAPILAVSGGCLSSVFILLPGFGISTGFKGDLIVVFYLLMVPSLSYIIGALASGNPIANLGASREMKLIIGYELSLLLVLAAVILKAGNSISLGEIIVVQQQQGAFIGSISGILLFIVAMMCVQAKLAFVPFDIADAETEIAGGIFLEFSGFTLAMVKLAKYIMLLVLPSFVVVILLGGFRFEGIHILWSLLKLLGVVLLITLVRNTNPRLTIGQSMRFFFIWMNLFAIIAIVLAYFGY; encoded by the coding sequence ATGGCCGGACATATATTTTATTTTCTGATCTTCCCGGGCCTTTTATTTGCCGGGGTCGGGGGTGGTTTATTGAGCTGGTTCGACCGGAAAATCACTGCCAGGGTGCAGTTTAGGGTTGGCCCGCCGCTGCTTCAGCCATTTTACGATTTCGTTAAGCTGATGGCAAAGGAAACCATCATTCCCTCCAATGCAGCCAGAACGGTCTTCCTGCTTGCTCCTATTCTTGCCGTGTCGGGAGGTTGCCTGTCGAGCGTTTTCATCTTGTTACCAGGATTTGGAATCAGCACAGGTTTTAAAGGCGATCTGATCGTGGTGTTTTACCTACTCATGGTGCCTTCGTTGTCCTATATCATCGGTGCCCTGGCCAGCGGAAATCCCATCGCCAACCTTGGCGCTTCGCGCGAAATGAAACTGATCATTGGATACGAGCTCAGCTTGTTGCTGGTGCTTGCGGCCGTAATTCTTAAAGCCGGGAATTCAATCAGCCTTGGTGAGATTATTGTGGTTCAACAACAACAAGGCGCCTTTATTGGCAGCATCTCAGGCATACTGCTTTTTATTGTTGCTATGATGTGTGTGCAGGCAAAGCTTGCCTTTGTGCCCTTCGATATTGCCGATGCCGAAACCGAGATTGCCGGCGGGATTTTCCTTGAGTTTTCAGGATTTACCCTGGCCATGGTAAAACTTGCAAAATACATCATGCTGCTGGTGTTGCCATCGTTCGTGGTGGTAATCCTACTTGGTGGTTTCAGGTTTGAAGGGATACATATTCTTTGGTCTTTACTGAAGCTTTTGGGAGTGGTGTTGCTGATCACACTGGTCCGAAATACCAATCCCAGGCTTACCATTGGGCAATCCATGCGGTTCTTTTTTATTTGGATGAACCTGTTTGCCATTATTGCAATAGTGTTGGCATATTTTGGTTATTAA
- a CDS encoding 4Fe-4S dicluster domain-containing protein, translated as MSKRILIDLMKCRECDKCIVECAYPHHPQNNGMIGLHEMSVFNFTCRRCEDAPCIQVCPSEALERTSEGIVERAVNLCISCKSCISACPFGTLMNHFFEVRKSICDYCHFDENTLSLKCVDTCPYGALSFTDKEPDEASYIFELNKHVLVKEYAWEKIKEIK; from the coding sequence ATGAGTAAACGGATCCTTATTGATTTAATGAAATGCCGCGAGTGCGACAAATGTATTGTTGAATGCGCTTATCCTCATCATCCCCAAAATAATGGCATGATAGGTTTGCACGAAATGTCTGTCTTTAACTTTACCTGTCGTCGTTGTGAAGACGCACCTTGCATCCAAGTATGCCCTTCCGAAGCCCTGGAACGCACCAGCGAAGGCATAGTTGAGCGGGCAGTAAACCTTTGTATCTCATGCAAATCGTGCATTTCTGCCTGTCCTTTTGGAACCTTGATGAATCATTTCTTTGAGGTCAGGAAATCCATTTGCGATTACTGCCACTTTGATGAGAATACCTTGAGCCTTAAGTGTGTGGATACCTGTCCTTACGGTGCCCTGTCATTTACTGACAAGGAACCCGATGAAGCTTCTTATATTTTTGAATTGAATAAGCATGTGCTTGTGAAAGAATACGCCTGGGAAAAAATCAAAGAAATCAAGTAG
- a CDS encoding nickel-dependent hydrogenase large subunit yields MKEKTIIPVGPYHPLQEEPELFKLYCDGEIVTDIEWETGYNHRGIEKINESKTFEQVFFVVERICGICSTSHPYAYANAMEEIAQVKVPDRAKYIRTIVAELERIHSHLLWVGLAGHFIGYNTVFMWAWKYREPILDLFEIITGNRNSYAMFKIGGVRRDIEEKDYSTILKILDRVKPKAEMLMKAVIDDPVIHLRTKGVGILTKQDILDYCSVGPTARASGVDIDIRRDDPYGAYPLVNWKVIVVPEGDVFAKAVVRFLEIFESISIIEQCVEKLRKESQSQIDVKVKEIPEGNGAGRAEAPRGEVFHYVIADGSNSPARHKIRAPSYVNVATFKKSCVGQTITDATLALAAVDPCYCCTERMAHVYDSRTRQRLLDGRALIQLSQQRTQALKKNLSGKNT; encoded by the coding sequence ATGAAAGAAAAAACAATAATTCCTGTTGGCCCTTACCATCCCCTCCAGGAAGAACCTGAACTTTTCAAATTGTATTGCGATGGTGAAATAGTAACCGATATCGAATGGGAAACCGGTTATAACCATCGGGGTATTGAAAAGATCAACGAATCGAAAACATTTGAGCAGGTCTTTTTTGTGGTGGAACGTATCTGTGGTATTTGTTCTACTTCGCACCCCTATGCTTATGCCAACGCTATGGAAGAGATTGCGCAGGTGAAAGTTCCGGACCGTGCAAAGTATATAAGGACTATTGTTGCCGAACTTGAAAGGATTCATAGCCACCTTTTGTGGGTTGGTTTGGCGGGCCATTTTATTGGTTATAATACTGTTTTTATGTGGGCTTGGAAATACCGAGAGCCAATTCTCGACCTTTTTGAGATTATTACGGGCAACCGAAACAGCTATGCCATGTTCAAAATAGGCGGGGTTAGGAGGGATATTGAGGAGAAAGACTATTCAACCATTCTGAAAATTCTTGATAGGGTGAAACCCAAGGCTGAGATGCTGATGAAAGCAGTTATTGATGATCCGGTCATTCACCTGCGGACCAAGGGTGTCGGAATATTGACCAAGCAAGACATACTTGATTATTGTTCAGTAGGTCCGACAGCCCGCGCTTCAGGAGTTGATATTGACATCAGACGCGATGACCCATATGGGGCATACCCTCTGGTCAATTGGAAGGTTATTGTGGTTCCGGAGGGAGATGTGTTTGCCAAAGCTGTTGTGAGATTTCTGGAGATTTTTGAGTCAATTAGCATAATTGAGCAATGCGTTGAAAAACTCCGGAAGGAATCCCAGAGCCAGATCGATGTGAAGGTGAAGGAGATTCCTGAGGGCAATGGCGCCGGACGGGCAGAAGCTCCTAGGGGCGAGGTTTTTCATTATGTGATCGCGGATGGTTCCAACTCGCCTGCCAGGCACAAGATTCGCGCTCCAAGCTATGTAAATGTGGCCACCTTTAAAAAGTCATGCGTTGGCCAGACAATCACCGATGCCACCCTGGCGTTGGCAGCTGTTGACCCATGCTATTGCTGCACCGAACGAATGGCCCATGTTTATGACTCGCGCACCCGGCAGCGGCTGCTCGATGGGCGCGCCCTCATTCAATTGTCACAGCAACGAACCCAAGCCTTGAAAAAAAATTTGTCTGGAAAAAATACCTGA
- a CDS encoding NADH-quinone oxidoreductase subunit C: MDTQEFIDFMKFKFKHNVLRAYLRYRNRVLIDLEKDALVKVATFLFKELNFRFIIATGLDNVKDLEITYHFSNDQTGLVANVRVRIPRKKPEVESLTPLFVAADWIEREMHELLGINFLNHPNMRSLLSGDNWGEGEYPYRKPIRE, translated from the coding sequence ATGGATACCCAGGAGTTCATCGATTTTATGAAGTTTAAATTTAAGCACAATGTTCTGCGTGCCTACCTGAGGTACAGGAACAGGGTGCTGATAGACCTTGAAAAGGATGCTCTGGTTAAGGTAGCAACCTTCCTATTTAAGGAACTAAATTTTCGCTTTATCATTGCCACTGGCCTTGATAACGTGAAAGATCTTGAAATCACCTATCATTTCAGTAATGACCAAACCGGGCTTGTGGCAAATGTTAGGGTGAGAATCCCCAGAAAGAAACCTGAAGTGGAATCACTCACACCCCTGTTTGTTGCAGCCGACTGGATTGAGCGCGAAATGCACGAATTGCTTGGGATAAATTTTCTGAATCATCCCAATATGCGAAGTTTGCTTTCTGGAGACAACTGGGGTGAAGGAGAATATCCATACAGAAAGCCAATAAGGGAGTAA
- the nuoB gene encoding NADH-quinone oxidoreductase subunit NuoB translates to MGIKSYCFKKSLWLYHFAGASCNNCDIEVLDCLTPRYDVERFGMLLIGSVRHADVLLVAGSINKKCKSRLLEVYHQAPKPLVVVAIGACGITGGIFAEGNTFAGPVDKIIPVDVYIPGCPPKPEAILAGIVNFLNKS, encoded by the coding sequence GTGGGAATAAAAAGTTATTGCTTTAAGAAGTCCTTGTGGCTTTACCACTTTGCCGGGGCATCGTGCAACAACTGCGATATTGAAGTGCTCGACTGCCTTACGCCCCGATATGATGTGGAGCGCTTCGGAATGCTGCTTATTGGCAGCGTTCGGCATGCAGATGTATTGCTGGTTGCAGGCTCCATTAACAAGAAATGCAAATCGCGACTGCTCGAGGTATACCACCAAGCTCCCAAGCCTTTGGTAGTGGTGGCTATTGGGGCTTGCGGCATCACCGGGGGCATTTTTGCCGAAGGAAACACTTTTGCAGGACCGGTTGATAAAATTATCCCGGTGGATGTGTACATTCCGGGTTGCCCGCCCAAGCCGGAGGCCATCCTGGCTGGTATCGTCAATTTTCTTAACAAATCGTAA